In the genome of Candidatus Bathyarchaeota archaeon, one region contains:
- a CDS encoding 30S ribosomal protein S3ae produces the protein MDVEFSRRNEGKNVSKRGRRRVRDKWRNKAWYTVMTPNYFGNVELGAIPADDQKKLVGRVLDATLYDITNDFSHQYLKMYFQVTEVDDKTAKTVFKGHEYSRDYLRSLVRRRTTLIDAVLNVTTKDSYKLRVAVSAFTLNRVKTSQELAIRSIMRRIVGEKAAVLTFDQFAQEVVLGKIASDIYN, from the coding sequence TTGGATGTTGAATTTTCCAGACGCAACGAGGGCAAAAATGTGTCTAAACGTGGAAGAAGGCGTGTTCGTGACAAATGGCGCAACAAAGCTTGGTACACAGTCATGACGCCGAACTACTTCGGGAACGTTGAACTGGGCGCTATACCAGCAGATGACCAAAAAAAACTTGTTGGCAGAGTCCTAGACGCTACGCTTTATGACATTACCAACGACTTTTCGCATCAATACCTCAAAATGTATTTTCAAGTCACCGAAGTAGACGACAAAACAGCCAAAACAGTGTTCAAAGGCCATGAATACAGCAGAGACTATCTGCGCAGCTTGGTCCGCCGAAGAACTACCCTTATTGACGCAGTTCTCAATGTTACAACCAAGGACAGTTACAAGCTTAGGGTTGCAGTGAGCGCCTTTACTTTGAACCGTGTGAAAACGTCTCAAGAGTTGGCTATAAGAAGCATTATGAGACGAATTGTGGGCGAGAAGGCTGCTGTCCTTACTTTTGATCAGTTTGCCCAAGAGGTGGTGTTGGGCAAGATAGCCTCGGACATTTACAATG